A single Ptiloglossa arizonensis isolate GNS036 chromosome 2, iyPtiAriz1_principal, whole genome shotgun sequence DNA region contains:
- the Psf2 gene encoding DNA replication complex GINS protein PSF2-like protein isoform X2, with translation MDPSEVEFLGEKELVTIVPNFSFDTIHLISGSIGPFRAGLPAQVPIWLAVNLKQQQKCRILGQDWMNTDDLNEVKEEEKLSKLFTKMPSNHFMDEAQLLLSVASDDISDADRIRTAVKDIWDIRMSKLRTSIDAFLKSEGLHAKLDHLTAMEINSVRPLLPHALDQMLRIQSVGKTTESQNPESTQN, from the exons ATGGATCCGAGTGAAGTGGAATTCCTTGGTGAAAAAGAGCTGGTCACTATTGTGCCAAATTTTAGCTTTGATACGATTCATTTAATATCGGGATCAATAGGTCCCTTTCGAGCTGGTTTACCTGCTCAAGTTCCGATTTGGTTAGCAGTGAATTTAAAACAGCAACAAAAGTGTCGAATTCTTGGTCAAGACTGGATGAACACCGATGACTTAAACGAAgtcaaagaagaagagaaattgTCGAA attATTCACAAAAATGCCGAGCAATCATTTTATGGATGAAGCGCAACTTTTACTAAGCGTTGCGAGTGATGATATATCTGATGCAGATAGAATAAGAACAGCAGTGAAG GATATATGGGACATAAGAATGTCCAAGCTTCGTACATCAATAGATGCATTTTTAAAAAGTGAAGGTTTACATGCAAAATTGGATCATTTAACTGCCATGGAAATAAACAGTGTGCGTCCATTACTGCCACATGCCTTAGATCAAATGCTTAGAATTCAaagt GTAGGAAAGACAACAGAGTCCCAAAATCCAGAAAGTACGCAAAACTGA
- the Psf2 gene encoding DNA replication complex GINS protein PSF2-like protein isoform X1 translates to MDPSEVEFLGEKELVTIVPNFSFDTIHLISGSIGPFRAGLPAQVPIWLAVNLKQQQKCRILGQDWMNTDDLNEVKEEEKLSKLFTKMPSNHFMDEAQLLLSVASDDISDADRIRTAVKDIWDIRMSKLRTSIDAFLKSEGLHAKLDHLTAMEINSVRPLLPHALDQMLRIQSERQQSPKIQKVRKTDTIGTYYCL, encoded by the exons ATGGATCCGAGTGAAGTGGAATTCCTTGGTGAAAAAGAGCTGGTCACTATTGTGCCAAATTTTAGCTTTGATACGATTCATTTAATATCGGGATCAATAGGTCCCTTTCGAGCTGGTTTACCTGCTCAAGTTCCGATTTGGTTAGCAGTGAATTTAAAACAGCAACAAAAGTGTCGAATTCTTGGTCAAGACTGGATGAACACCGATGACTTAAACGAAgtcaaagaagaagagaaattgTCGAA attATTCACAAAAATGCCGAGCAATCATTTTATGGATGAAGCGCAACTTTTACTAAGCGTTGCGAGTGATGATATATCTGATGCAGATAGAATAAGAACAGCAGTGAAG GATATATGGGACATAAGAATGTCCAAGCTTCGTACATCAATAGATGCATTTTTAAAAAGTGAAGGTTTACATGCAAAATTGGATCATTTAACTGCCATGGAAATAAACAGTGTGCGTCCATTACTGCCACATGCCTTAGATCAAATGCTTAGAATTCAaagt GAAAGACAACAGAGTCCCAAAATCCAGAAAGTACGCAAAACTGACACAATTGGTACCTATtattgtttataa
- the Traf4 gene encoding TNF receptor associated factor 4 isoform X2: MGSIVYCIHQKDGCKWSDELRKLKAHLNTCKHDAVPCNNKCGAMIPRVLMEDHLKYTCAQRRARCDFCAKEFTGHTLEKHTGTCGYEPLYCENKCGMKVQRRHLSQHKLGECAKRLVACRYCNKEFVFDTLGAHHAKCGRFPVACPHRCETAVLPREDLEVHLKDHCTTHLLSCTFKDAGCRFKGNRFSLDKHLEESSKMHLSLMCSVVTKQQHQITSLKSAINKLSLNYTGTLIWKITDYSAKMSEAKAKEGMELISPPFYTSQYGYKLQASVFLNGNGTGEGSHISIYIKILPGEYDALLRWPFSHSVSFTIFDQTVVAEKACNIVESFIPDPTWKNFQRPSREPDSLGFGFPRFVSHEMVKKRHFVKDNTMFIRVKVDPSKIVAV; this comes from the exons ATGGGCTCCATTGTGTACTGCATACATCAAAAGGACGGCTGCAAGTGGTCGGACGAACTTAGAAAGCTGAAG GCTCACCTGAATACCTGCAAGCACGATGCAGTGCCCTGCAACAATAAATGCGGCGCAATGATTCCGCGTGTACTCATGGAGGACCATTTGAAGTACACTTGCGCTCAGCGACGAGCTCGCTGCGACTTCTGTGCCAAAGAATTCACCGGTCACACGCTCGAG aaACACACGGGTACATGTGGTTACGAGCCTCTCTACTGTGAGAACAAATGCGGCATGAAGGTGCAAAGAAGGCATCTCAGTCAGCACAAGTTGGGAGAGTGCGCGAAAAGACTGGTGGCTTGTCGTTACTGCAATAAAGAGTTCGTTTTCGACACGCTGGGTGCCCATCACGCCAAGTGTGGCCGTTTTCCGGTTGCTTGTCCTCATCGCTGTGAAACTGCCGTTCTACCGAGAGAAGACCTGGAAGTCCACTTGAAAGACCACTGCACCACACACCTTTTATCCTGTACTTTTAAGGATGCTGGTTGTCGTTTCAAG GGTAACAGATTCTCTTTGGACAAACACTTGGAGGAATCATCAAAGATGCACTTGAGCCTGATGTGCAGCGTTGTGACGAAGCAGCAGCATCAGATAACCAGCCTTAAATCCGCCATCAACAAATTGTCCTTAAATTATACGGGCACGCTTATATGGAAGATCACAGACTACAGTGCCAAAATGTCTGAGGCAAAAGCTAAGGAGGGTATGGAATTGATCAGCCCCCCCTTTTATACTAGTCAATATGGTTACAAGCTACAG GCATCGGTTTTCTTAAATGGAAACGGCACCGGTGAAGGAAGTCACATTTCAATATACATAAAGATACTTCCCGGGGAATACGATGCTCTGTTGCGATGGCCATTTTCTCACAGCGTGTCTTTCACCATATTCGATCAAACGGTGGTCGCGGAGAAGGCGTGCAATATCGTCGAAAGCTTTATACCGGATCCTACATGGAAAAACTTCCAAAGGCCCAGCCGCGAGCCTGATTCCCTTGGCTTCGGCTTTCCCAGATTCGTTTCTCACGAAATGGTCAAAAAACGGCACTTCGTTAAAGATAATACTATGTTTATTCGGGTAAAAGTCGATCCTAGTAAAATCGTGGCCGTTTAA